In Podospora pseudopauciseta strain CBS 411.78 chromosome 2 map unlocalized CBS411.78m_2, whole genome shotgun sequence, the genomic stretch GGATCAGGCTCTGGTGGTCATGATTCGTGGAACCCACAATGGAGTGGAGTGGTATGAACTATTGAAGCTATCCACAAACAGTGAGGAGCAAATTACTTTTTGGCTGGATGTTCTGGGAAGCAGCCCCATGCCGCCACTCACTCGCCGGCGGCCAACAAGTGCTGTCATGGGCAGCACTTCGCCCAAGCCAGAAGATATTCCAGTTGGCGAACGCAAGCTTGGGTCTGATAGACCTACCACCCCTTCGCGTTACCGCCCACGAAAGGTGGTGGagtctcctcccacctctcctgCTCATGATGATGCAGATGTGTCGCCTGGGCGGACACCTACCAGAGCCACATTTGCGCAGCATCACCCGCCGGAGGAGAGAGATGAAGCTCGCTGGGAGGGCCCGTCGTCCTACGACACCCCAAAAGCCTCGAGACCGGCACCCAACACGACCCCCTTTCGCGAGGATGgcgcccctcctccgcctaTCCACCGGACTCTTAGCGAAAAGTCTAACAAGCTTGCTCCCCCGGTTGATCTCAAGGTCACTCGGGTCAAGCGCCGAGGGTCGTCGCCGCTCAAGCACGAGTACCACCCGTCCGATGTGTCGTCTGACAGCTCGACCGAGGTGAGCGAGGATTCAGAATCTTCGTCGTCTTCCAGCGATGAgcttgatgaggatgaggtgcCGGACACGATCCCTGGGTACAGCATCAAGACCGCGCCGCAGGTCGCTTCCGTCGAGACGGTGGTGTCGGATGATAATAGCATCACGCCTGATCATTCCGCTTCGCAGGTCGGGGTTTCGAGTCAGGCGGCCGAGAAgcaagagggggaggaggggcagaaaTTTGTGGCTTCTGTCTCGTATTGGTCTTCCAAGAAGGGGATGTGGAAGGATATTGTCAGCGGTGGCATGACGTCTATTGTTGTGCGTCCTGGTGTTATGGAGGTTCACCGGCTGAGCAAGGAGCAATCCAAGGCTTATCCTCTGCAGTCGTCGGGTACTTCAGAGGTGGACATTTCCCACCAGGACGCTGGGAGCAGCGCCCCGCTTATCGCGCTGATTCTTACGCCGGTGGTTATGATCCGCCGCAGCACGGCGCTGGATCTGGAAGTCAGGAGTGTGGCTTCGCCCGAGTCGAGGCTCAAGACTGACAGCACGATGTATCGGTTCCGCGCTGGGACGCAGACGGAAGCGCACAGTTTGTATGAGGCGGTTCACTTGAGCAGGTTGAATAATGCTAGGTACATTCAGCTTGCCGAAGAGGCAAGAGTCAGATCGTTCGGCACGGCGACGGGGGTTcccggggaggggagtgCGGATGGGGAcgggagcagcaggagacGGAGCTGGTTCGGGAGGAAGAATTCTTACCGGGCGAGCACGCGGGCGCCGAGCGTGTCGCAGCATAGCATGTCGAGCACCATCTCGGCGGGGAGCTTtttgaggaggctgctgggaggggggaacaaTACCTTTAATATTGAGGAGTCGACGTTGGATAAGCCGCCTAGGATGAGCACGGGCACTGTTGGGTACTCGTCTGGTGCTTCTTccggggagggggcgagCACGCCGCCCAGGAGCGTCAACATGTCGTTGTCGGGGTCTGCCTCCCGGGCGTGGTCGACGGGTTTGGCGAAACCTTTCAGTCCTGATCAGCCGTTGGAGATTCGTTGCCATCTTAATGTGCAGAATAATCGGTGGTTGGACAAGGGGGATTGCATCCTGCACATCTCGCGCCCGCCTCCGGGAGTCAGGCAGGAGCTTTCGCTTTATCACGGGTTGGAGAAAAGGATCATTGTTACACATGCGAGCAAGAAGGTGGGGGATAAGCCGTTGATACTGCTGGATGCGGTGCTGGGGAGCAAGTGCTTTAGTCTTTTGGGGAGCAAGGGGGTGATGTGCTCTGTGTGGGAGGACttgagggatgaggaggggaatgtGGGTGTTGCGCCgaggatggggggtttgagCGGACGGGTGACGAAGTGGTGTTTTCAGTGTAGGAATAGTCAGCAGGCGGATTGGATCATGTGGCTCGTCACGgctgaggtggaggggttggttgtttaGGGGGTGGCGGGCCCTTTTGCCTCTGGGGTTGGTAAAGGGAGTGCGAACAAGGAAAGGGGGAGTGTGGATGGGGCGAGCTTGGGAAGGAGTAGTAGCAGTGGTGGGGGCGGTGGGAGCATAACGCTTGTggggagtggaggggggagtagTGGTATTACCCTTGTTGGAAGTGGGAGTGGGAAtagtttggggaggagggttagTTTGAGCCGGAGtaggagtgggagtgggagtaacaaggggagggaggtgttgctgatggggatggagaggttgaggggggttaaTAGATGGAGTGTGAATTGGTGAAAGTTAATTACATATtatggggtgggggagggtttACTTGTTTATAATCATGTTATtcgaaagggggggaggaggcatgCGTGCATGGTGGGTgtgtttggagggggtttaTTACGGATTTTTGGGATACCCACATACAGGCAGTCATGAAAGTAttaggaggagggagggcggTCGGGGTTTCTCTGTTTAGTTTGATGGGCATTGCATGCGTGGCTTACATGAACATACCcgaatttttaaaaaaggtTTTGTTGTATTTTGAGGGTTAAGTTTGCTAGATGTGAGATGGTTGTGATTGCGATTGGGCAAAGTATGGAAGGTAGTTGAGGTAGTCATGTTGAGACGATGATCGAAGTGTTCAAAGTGTCTGAGGTACCTTTTATCGTCTCTCATATTCAGGACGAAAAAGGGACAAGGCACCGAACAGTTGAAGACAAATAATACCAAGATCTCACTTGCTCAACGAGGACTGATTAACCTGGTCAAAATTACCAtcacacaccacaccatgGCTATTAATTACATTACATGACAGGGCATCTCTGTCTACTTTTTCTGCATCTCAGTCccaccccttcaccaccaaatACTAGCCTTGCACATCCTCCCATCCGTCTGCTCATTCACCTTCCACCTCTCACTCCCCACCGCGTTCCTCGCGTAAAAGAACCCCTCGGGGTCATACCTCAGCTTGATGGCCATCAACCTCGCGTAATTAGTCCCAAAGAACTCCCTCTGGAACCTCGGTTGCTGGAAGTCGGCCTCGTTCATGTACGCGCCCGAGTTGGGAGTGATGCTCTCAATCGCGGGCATGATGTCCTCGGTCATGAGCTTCTGGTTGGCAATCATGTCGTTCCACTTGGCAGGGTCAAAGCTCCAATCGGTGGTCAGAGTGGCGTGAACAAGCGTCTTTCTCCAGGCGGGGAGGACGGCGTTGGCCGAGTTGCGGCCAAAGGAGGAGACGTCGGTGCCGACGCCGATGAAGGTGACACCCTTCTCGGCGATGTAGCGCGAGGTCTGGGAGAGCTTGGTGGGGGTCTTGGTGAAGGTGTCGCGGGGGATGAGGCGGCCGCCGTACTGGGCGATGCCGATCTGAATGGCGccgatggggagggggccaAAGTATTGGTCGTAGTGGTCGTAGTAGTTGACCGACTGGGAGTAGGCCGCGTTGAAGTTGacgccgagggaggtgaggttggcgaggaagggggccATGATGGCCTCGACCTGGGCGGCGGTCTTGTTGTAGGCGGTGACGGGGGCGATCATGAAGAAGTTGGAGGTGAAGTAGTAGACCACCATGGTGCCGGCGTCGACCATGGCGGGGAGGGCGGCGTGGAAGGCGTCGATGCCCTTATAGAAGGTCtcggtggggttgttggcggcgaagaaggagacgGTGGCACCGCCGACGTAGCTGTCGGGGAAGGTCTTGAGGGTGACGCTGACGACGACGCCGTAGTTGCCAGGGCCACCACCGGAGAGAGCCCAGTAGAGGTCCGAGTTTCTGGTACGGGACGCGGTGAGGAGCTGGCCAGAGGCGGTGACGACCTCCCACTCGAGGGTGTTATCGGCGGAGAGACCGAAAGATGTGCTCAGGGCGGAGTGACCACCACCCTGTGTATAGCCACCAGCAGGGCCAACAGTAGGACATTCACCACCGACAACGATCTGGTTGACCTTGAGGCCTTCGTTGAGGAGGTCAAAGCCTTGGACACCGGCTCCGATCTTGACGGCAGTACCCTTGTAGTACTTGTCATTGTAGTTCTTCCACTCAATGCTCTTCATCTTGTGGGTCCAGACAGACAGAGCACCGGCACCGGTAGACCGGGCAAGGTAGTCATGACCAGTGTTGCGGACGACGAAGCGGATGTTCTTTCTCCTGGCAAAGTTGATGGTAGCAATGATGTCCTGAGCAGTCTCAGCAGCGACTGCATATCTGACATAGTTGCCCAGTGTGCACGGCTTGCCCTGAGCAGTGAAGGGGTCACAGCTCTGGTTGGCAAAGAAAGGGGCCATGATGGAAGCCGAGTCATTCATGCTGCCAGGGGTGTCAGCAGCGTCAGCAGCACGGTGGTTGTTGGACGATCGACTTACTGAATGTCGGGCATCTGCCAGCCATCACGCAATTGTTGACATCTGACGGGGTCGTAGTTGGGATCATGGCAGGCCTGGGCGAGTGGGACCGTGGCGATCAGCTTTCCACCGACGGTCTGGTTGAAGTTGTTCCACTCGTTGGTAGAGGGCCAGCACGAGTCGCCTGGGAAGCACTTGCACCGAGggccgaagaggaaggatTCCAGAGAAAAGGTGGCCGAGTTGGGGTCCAGGCCGAGGATGCTGTCGTCCTGGGCCAAGGTGCCGGCAGCCAAGAGGCCAGCGGCAAGGAAGATGGACTtcatgttgttgtttttggtgaAGGAAGCGAATGGACAGAGGTGGCAGTCAATCGGGAATTAAAGAAAGACAGAAGTGACTGAAGTGGGGGGAGGCGAAGATCTCCTGAGGGAGAAAACATGTTGCAGGAGGACAGCAAGCCAGCCATCAAGTCAAGACTTTTAAAGAGATCTTCCATCTACAATGGAGCGTCGTAAATCACGGCCGGGCTATCGGGACAGTCCGCGAAAGGGGTTAGTAATTCGTAGACTGGAGAATAGTTCATCTGTTGGTCTGAATTCGTGGGGAAAAGGCCTGAGGTGTGTCGGGGTGCCATGGAGAACGCATGGACCAAATCTCGGCCAGCTGCTTCTCTGACGGGGGGCCATGGCTGGGGTCAGTGGTTGGTTCCGACTTGGCTTGATCTCTGCTAGTTTGCGCTCGATGTTTATACTATCAGGCTTGGTGATGGTCAAGACGTCAAACTATCTTGCAGCTGAGAATGTCTGGAGTGTAGATTAGAGACGAGTGCGATACTGAGGCGAGGTGCATGCTTGAAAGGGAGGGTGTTCGGTTACACGTTCGATGCCACATGGCAAATGGGTGAGATGAACCATGAACCAACAAGTTCAGGCACGACCAGATCTTGGGGACGCTGCGGTGCTTTCATCAACCGAGGCCTCGGCACATTCCGCTGTAGCTGTAATCCGTAATCATATAACGAGCCCGCTGCCCACTTCTTTTGTGATGAATCGCATTTCGTTATGGTCAGCAAAAAATGTGGCGCTGCGGCTTCCTCAGAACCCGGAAAGTCTTATCGTGACCTTGTCGTCAAGGACAAGGCTATTGTTTTACAAC encodes the following:
- a CDS encoding uncharacterized protein (CAZy:AA7; COG:C; EggNog:ENOG503NXN6), whose product is MKSIFLAAGLLAAGTLAQDDSILGLDPNSATFSLESFLFGPRCKCFPGDSCWPSTNEWNNFNQTVGGKLIATVPLAQACHDPNYDPVRCQQLRDGWQMPDIHMNDSASIMAPFFANQSCDPFTAQGKPCTLGNYVRYAVAAETAQDIIATINFARRKNIRFVVRNTGHDYLARSTGAGALSVWTHKMKSIEWKNYNDKYYKGTAVKIGAGVQGFDLLNEGLKVNQIVVGGECPTVGPAGGYTQGGGHSALSTSFGLSADNTLEWEVVTASGQLLTASRTRNSDLYWALSGGGPGNYGVVVSVTLKTFPDSYVGGATVSFFAANNPTETFYKGIDAFHAALPAMVDAGTMVVYYFTSNFFMIAPVTAYNKTAAQVEAIMAPFLANLTSLGVNFNAAYSQSVNYYDHYDQYFGPLPIGAIQIGIAQYGGRLIPRDTFTKTPTKLSQTSRYIAEKGVTFIGVGTDVSSFGRNSANAVLPAWRKTLVHATLTTDWSFDPAKWNDMIANQKLMTEDIMPAIESITPNSGAYMNEADFQQPRFQREFFGTNYARLMAIKLRYDPEGFFYARNAVGSERWKVNEQTDGRMCKASIWW